The nucleotide window CCTGAGTAGGCTGCAGGCGCATCATCATCGGACCACTCAGTGGAGTAGGCCTGGTTCTTTTCATAGCTGCTCACACTGCAATGGAAGAGTTAGGGAAGATACAGGGGTTTGATCGGGAGAATTgaatcaaaaatataaacattgCTGTACCGTAGACTAGAGCAACTGTTATTAACAGAGtgaatgaaatacataaataatcaACATCAATCCAGTCAATTATATGGAGACTGCAAAAAAAGTAATGGCATCATGTTAGATCCCAGGGTGTATGATACAATTTAAATAGTTGGACTAGGGTAGGTCCTGGCGTGGCAGTAGCTGGTGTGTGGCAGTAGCTGGTGTGTAGCGGTAGATGGTTTGTGTGGCGGTAGCTGGTGTGTGGCGGAAGATGGTTTGTGTAGCAGTAGCTGGTGTGTGACAGTAACTGGTGTGTGACGGAAGCTGGCGTGTGGTGGTAGATGGTGTATGTGGCAGTAGCAGGTGTGTGGCAGTAGCAGGTGTGTGTGGCAGTAGCTGGTGTGTGTGGCAGTAGCTGGTGTGTGGCAGAAGTAGCTGGTATGTGGCATTAGCTGGTGTGTGGCAGTAGCAGGTGTGTGTGGCAGTAGCAGGTGTGTGGCAGTAGCAGGTGTGTGGCAGTAGCAGGTGTGTGTGGCAGTAGCTGGTGTGTGTGGCAGTAGCTGGTGTGTGTGGCATTGGCTGGTGTGTGTGGCAGTAGCAGGTGTGTGGCAGTAGCAGGTGTGTGGCAGTGGTGTTTGATCAGTGTTTTGGTCCTCTCACCTGCCACGGTCACCAGGTGGTGCCACATGATCAGCGCTGATGCTGATCAATTGAAGGAAGacagaaaaacaaatgatatggCATCATAGGAGATATCGATATGAACCCTGgcatgtcattgtgtgtgtgtgtgtgtgtgtcagtagtaGTTGACCAGTGGAGTGGTCCTCTCACCTGCCACGGTCTCCAGGTGGTGCCACATGGTCAGTGCTGGGGGTTGGTGGGGCCCCAGCCGGCTTCTGCACCTTCTCCCTCTTAACAACAGCAGCAGTAGCATCTGGGTTGTACTCCTGGGGGTCAGAGCAGAGGATTAATACTTCTGAAAGTCTATACTGAAGCAGAGCCTCAGATCTGGCCAATGTCCTTAACTTTTCCTTTTAAATCAGAAAGTAGGCTAAATCAACAATCTTACAAATGCAAGAAACTCTATTAAGAAGTCGTATCAAAAAGCAATATTTGCATCTGGGGGggaattaataaaaaaatacctGAACCTTTGTTATATGTTGTAAATAATCCTGAAAAGCAAGTATATGGATGAAATACAGAGTATATAGGCCGCAGTACCTCGAACATTGGCCAGTTCATATGCATGCCAGGGCCATGGTGGTTGCTAAACCACTGCAGGTCCTCCTGTGTGTTGGCACCCAGGATGGTGCGCTCCAGTTCTCTGTATACTGTGCCATAgctggggagaggaggacagagagcacATTGTGACacgcagagagagacggagcctgTTTaactaagcaataaggcccgagggggtgtggtatatgaccaatacacCACGGctagtgcctggatacagccctgactgttttgtcatacccatggtatatggtctgatataccatggctgtcagccaatcagcattcagggcttgaaccacccagtttttaTGAGACAATAACACATTAGGGCTGCCAGCGCCAACTGTCCAGCACTAATGGTGCTGTTTCCTGTAGAGTTTCTAGCTGTTTATGAAGCTCCACTACTCAGAACAGGGTGGAATAATTGAAAGACAAAGCCATTCGGTCAATTCATAGCATGAGGTGAAGCTACACAGAACATAGACAGTACATTTGCATTCAAATTGACGTAGTGAGGTGTAGTCGCGACAGATGGGTATTATTTCACCAGAAGGTGGAGACAAAAACACAGAATAACTGACAGTCAAGCCCTACAAATGACGACATTTCATGGTGATACTGCCAAGAATTGAGGAGTAAGATGCTTTAATGGACAATAAAATGGACGATTCAAATGCATCCACAGCACATAAATGTTACAAGTGACTTTTCTCTTTTCACCGCTGTCACTGGGACACTGTCTGTATTTGCATAACTGTATTAGAGGGAGCTGAGGACTGGGTTTTTAGCTATTAGCTTACCATTACCCTGTCTATGGTTGATTTATGGGTTATCACCAATACTGTGGTCCGAAAGGCCCATGTTAGTACTCCACACCACACCATAAAAGCCTATACTCATCCTCCATTCAGATCATAAACCAAGACTATGCATCCAGGAAACAGCTTGAATTAACTCCTTATTCCAATCACCATGGAACCTGGCTTTGTATCACATGCAATTTGATCCACAGTCAAGAATATGACAAGAGTTCACTCTGACATGATGCAATTTGGCTGAAATGTCATTAACTGCATCCTCTGTATAATTGGTGTTGTCTCTGAAAGACTGAAATGTGTTGAAATTAATCTATTTGAAAGGAACTGTAATGAAAGCAACATCATAAGCACATTGGAGTAAATTCCCTCTGAATGTAATATTTCAACTAATCCATAGACTCGACTAATAACAAAAAGGAATGCCGACGAGCGCTTAAAGAAGAGATCAATACTGTAATGAAGGTATTCTGACTATATTAGATACACTAATGTAGAACATCTTTTCAAGGCAGATTTGCTGTTGTGTAGATGACTCCAAGTCGATAATATATACATACGTATACGTACTGTACCAACTGAAAATGAAGACAGACATGTTTTTCCTCTATAACCTTTCAATTCAAAGGCCATGTGGGAGGAAAGGTTGATGGAGGTGATTTAATACAGCAGGATGGGCTACAGTATGTATGGGACGATAGAGGATAACACCAGTCACTGACCTTTGGTTCTCAGTGAGATTGAGGTGGCGTTTGATGTCCAGCAGGATCTCCTTGAGGAAGGTGAGCCTTTTGACCTCGTGCTGCTGGCACTGGTCAAACACCTGCTCCATGCTCTCCTGGTACGGGGGAGTGACAGCACTCAGCTCTGACAGAGACTTCTCATACTTCTCCTTAGCCTGGAGGAAGACAAGGACAATATCAGCTCTGACAGAGAGTTCTCATACTTCTCCTTAGCCTGGAGGAAGACAAGGACAATATCAGCTCTGACAGAGACTTCTCATACTTCTCCTTAGCCTGGAGGAAGACAAGGACAATATCAGCTCTGACAGAGACTTCTCATACTTCTCCTTAGCCTGGAGGAAGACAAGGACAATATCAGCTCTGACAGAGACTTCTCATACGTCTCCTTAGCCTGGAGGAAGACAAGGACAATATCAGCTCTGACAGAGACTTCTCATACTTCTCCTTAGCCTGGAGGAAGACAAGGACAATATCAGCTCTGACAGAGACTTCTCATACTTCTCCTTAGCCTGGAGGAAGACAAGGACAATATCAGCTCTGACAGAGACTTCTCATACTTCTCCTTAGCCTGGAGGAAGACAAGGACAATATCAGCTCTGACAGAGACTTCTCATACTTCTCCTTAGCCTGGAGGAAGACAAGGACAATATCAGCTCTGACAGAGACTTCTCATACTTCTCCTTAGCCTGGATGAAGACAAGGACAATATCAGCTCTGACAGAGACTTCTCATACGTCTCCTTAGCCGGGGGGAGGATAAGGACAATATCAGCTCTGACAGAGACTTCTCATACTTCTCCTTAGCCAGGGGGATGATAAGGACAATATCAGCTCTGACAGAGACTTCTCATACGTCTCCTTAGCCGGGGGGATGATAAGGACAATATCAGCTCTGACAGAGACTTCTCATACTTCTCCTTAGCCGGGGGGATGATAAGGACAATATCAGCTCTGACAGAGACTTTTCATACTTCTCCTTAGCCGGGGGGATGATAAGGACAATATCAGCTCTGACAGAGACTTCTCATACGTCTCCTTAGCCGGGGGGATGATAAGGACAATATCAGCTCTGACAGAGACTTCTCATACTTCTCCTTAGCCGGGGGGATGATAAGGACAATATCAGCTCTGACAGAGACTTCTCATACTTCTCCTTAGCCGGGGGGGATGATAAGGACAATATCAGCTCTGACAGAGACTTCTCATACTTCTCCTTAGCCGGGGGGATGATAAGGACAACACGAGGAGTTGGACACAGTGTATTTCATCCACAAGAGGTAAGAAGAGCTATGTTACTGCAGATAGATGTAATGTATCAATATAATCAACAATAGGCAGTGCAAACATTTCTGCTATTTTTGCTACCAGAGCTCCGTGAATAGATGATTGGATGATtgtggtggcaggtagactaATGGTTAGAGCAtggggccagtaatcgaaaggtcctggatcgaatccccgagctgacaaggtaaaaatctgtcgttctgcccatgaacaaggcagttaacccactgttcctaggccgtcattgtaaataagaatatgttcttaactgacttgcctagttaaataaaataaatgtcctGTCTGATCACTAGAGTAATCTGCCACACTGAGTCGTCCACACTGCATTGATTCTGTTTTTCACAGCTTATTTCACTTAAGCCGCTAACAGAAACAGACTAATGTACTTAGTATACtgcaataacacacacactatggtGTTAATAGTAccatatatattttaaaacagATGGAATGACACTAGATAACATGGAATTTTCTCCTGTTTGATATGGAGAACGTCAAATGGCATCGTGTAAATTCAGCTCGAAGTCTTACCTTCTCATACATTTGTACAGAAAAGGTTGTCATGTCATTTTGTTGCTCTATCTTCCATTTGTCAGACCCTGAGCCTCTCTGTCTCACCTTCTGAACATCGTGTTTGCACTTGTCTGTTTTCTCGTGGAGTTTCTTCTGCTGGTCAGTTGTGACGGAGGCCTGTGTCTTCCCATCTGCCTCGCGGGTGGCGGCCAGTTTCTCCTCCTTACACGCCATGTGGTATGTTTTCTTAGCAGTCTCCATCTGTGGAAACACATACAGAATCTTAGTATCCCTATAGATAAACTGTATAAATACTAATACATCTAAGCATGACAGTGACTTAATTGAGTTACTTTCGCAAAGGCAATGTTGTTCTCTGATGCTAAGCTTGGATGAGTGATGCAGCAAGAGTCATTATGGTACACAAAACAGAACTAACACATATGCCAATAGCTACAGTACCTAGCTGTTTGGCAGAGCAATTTGTATGTTGACTCAGATGTAGGTAAAACAGCCATTGTTTTGAAGATGGCCTCTGTAAACCCTATTAGGGCTGATTCAAGTGGGTCCTAGTCCAAGGACAACTGTGTAGTGTGCATCACCTATCCTACACACATGCAGTACCTTTGCAGCCAGACACACTCTTCGGGAAAAAGGAGCTaactagaaccttaaagggttcttcggctgtccccatagaagaaccctttgTATTCCCTTTTTcatttcaggtagaacccttttggttccctttcaacagagggttctacctggaaccaaaaagggtgctcctatggggacagccgaagaacccttttggaaaccTTTCTTCTAAGAGTGCAGACTGATGCACAGCCAAATGAACTAATCTAACCAGGTGTGGTCTCAGAGATCAGTCATGAAGACAGCCAAGTGCATCAAATGCCTACTCACATATCAAATATACATATACAATATGTACCCTATATTGGATTTAATAAGAATAAAGTGGTTTTCCTGTTAGAAATGCAAGTACACATAGAAGATACAACAGATCCCCTTCCCTAACCCTTCCAGTCAATTTACCTCTTTGAGCTTCTTGGCCCATGGTTTCTGGGCCTTCTTGAAGCCCTCGTCGGCCTCTTTGGCCTCCTTGAAGCCTCCGATCATCTGCTTGTGGTACGCCTCCTTCTGCCAGTTCTTGACCTTCTCCAGGTCTTCGTTGAGCAGGCCGTTCTTCACCTCCTGGTGCAGCTCACTCACCTTCTCAGCCTCGGTCATCACACCCAGCCACGCCCTCTCCACGGTGCCATACTGTGGTCCTGGGGTTAGAGAATATCACAGGGGGACATTCAATCACAACATATAGATGGCAGAAAAATATGATGGAAAATATGAACGTGACCAACTCAGTGTTagccctgagattggaaggttgggaATTTGATCTCTGACcaagtcataccaaagactgtaaaaatgaGACCCAATGCACCTGTGCGTGGCACTAAGCATTGAGGAGATAGATTGGGGttaaggccctgcgatagactaacatcctgtccagggggtgtacttgtacatcaagctgactCACTCTACAGAATCAGGAAATaggctcctgctcctatgagGTGTTCCGGCTCATGCAAGGCTACTTACAttcaatcaaaacatataggtttCAGAAAATATGATTGTTGTCATCTTACAGAAAACACTCACAATACAGCTGAGCAGTGAGATGAAGGAAATGAATTTAACATGGGATGAAGACCTCAAAACAGACTGCAACAAAAGCCACCATATGAGTAGCTTCTAATCCACACAGTAAGATTTGGTTCATTGATTGAACCTCTCCAATCCCGATACTGACCTTTCTCGATCAGCTGTCTCCATCTCTTGGACCAGGCGGTCAGCTGGTCACCATAGGCCTTCTCAATCTTGGCACGTTCCTGAAGGCAGCCCATGAGGTCATTGCAGAGCCGGTGGCCGTCGTCAATCCGCTTGACGGCACGCTTGTAGTTCCCCACCTGAGAATAGTGAGAGGTTATATTAAAGGTCCAAGTTACATAAAATAGGAAAACACAAGGCTTCCCTTGAATTGACATACTGGTATCAATGATTGAGGATGAGGATGCagtcatttgcacacaaaaaaatattgCAAGTGCAATACGCCAAATCTCTAAGACCACGAAGATATTTTGAGATGGAAATAACTAATCTGATGGGCCAACATAAACTGTAAATTAATTTCCTTTCTTGAGAGAGTCAAATTAGAAATGTAGTCAAATGAAGTTAAATACTACAACTCTGATGTAGTGATGAAAATTATATATTATCTATTAATACCCTTGAGTAACAAAGTATCATCTGTACTCTCTTTCATCATTCTCATACTACCTTAAGAGATGCCACCTTAAGAGATGCCACCTTAAAGACGTCATCCAGTGATTTTGGAACTATTCCTGCTGAAAAGTGATATCCCAAGAATAATGACAGTAAATTATACACACTAAAGggtcaaaaaatatgtttttagcaaaatagtgttttttagacacctgcaaacttcaaggagtaggCCATTctaggagttggtctgatggtgactTTGTGATGTCATCGGCCTCCCCCCTTGCTTGAGGAAAAATAGAGGAGCGATAGAGAACAAAATAGGAAAGGCCCACCCCCCACTTGTGCCATGTCAGGAGGATACCTGGACCACCTTTTGAGATGTGCCTTTTATGAAGTAAATCAGGTCTTAAATGAGGTGAAAGGGAGTCTGGAATAGGACTTTATTATACGCAGTACAGAGATCTGAGGCCCCTCCCCCCAGTGCCTGCAGGGGGCGTGAGCTCATGGTGCAtgacggagggggggggggggctcgtgCCTGTGCATGTGTAGTTATGCAATTGCAGCggctttgtgtgagtgtgtgtgcgctctgtgtgtgtgtgtgtgtgtgtgtgtgtgtgtgtgtgtaatggcccgtgcatgtatgtgtgtttgtccctgtgtgtgcgcgcacacgtctgtgtgtgtgcttgtgcactGTGACTGCTATAATCCTGTACTCTGCTCTAATGCAGGCAGACAGATTATCAGGGATAGGACACTGACAGGATGAGGCAGAGATAGGAATGCAGCCCACAGTCACAGACCACTCTGTCCATTCAGACAGGATGGGCCCTGGGCTGGGTGGGACAGGTGTGGGGTACAGGGTACAGTGATTGCATCTGATTGCAGCAACAACAACCCGACACACACAAACTTGAGTTCTCCACTTCAGGTTATCAACAGTGTCTGTAACCATACATTGTCCTCTATGTAAGATTAAAAACAAAGCCCCTTTGAGCAGAGTTGACAGTATATAGATGATATACAGATTTGTATTTGGTGTGTTTTTTGTCAGATATGTGCTTTTCATATCAAAACATCTATCCCTGTGAGAGTCATTATGCTATTCACTATGCTGTGGCCGGGGCTTTCTTGGCCACATAGAGATCTATACAGGGCAGGTGCATGTGGGCTGAATGGCTCCCTCAGTGCTGCTTCTAACTGagaggctctgtctgtctgtgtgtctgtgatccTCCTCCATACGATGACACAAAAGGGTCTCTGTGTTCAGTGAATTCATTAGCACTAATTGGATATGTTCTgtgcaacaacaacaatatcaacgCATTGGAATTAGCAACCATATTCCTATGGATCTTCGCGGAAATGAAATGACCTATTGTATCATGTTTGTTTTCTGTTGTCAATAACCTTTTCAAACAGAGAAAAGAAAATGGAGACAGTCATGTCCATGTTTAATGTCTCCTAAAGAGGGATTGTTGTGTGTGACTTGGCTTATAAAGGTCGATAGGTTTTCCTTCATAGCCCAGAAGAACAGTATGGATGTTTTTTTCTGAAGTACCTCCCAAAAGCTGTCCATAGCGtcgtcagcagcagcagcagattcATCGTAGGACCCCGACATTTTCCTGGTTGTGGCAAAGCAGGCTAAACTCTAAATGTGTCAGCAGCAGAGCTGGGTTCCTCATGCactggaagagaaagagagaaagaggagaaaaggaggaaAGAGTGAGAATGCATAGATATAAGTTATACATAGAAATGTATAAAATGCAATACAGTAGAAcatcctacactcttagaaaaaaaggtgctatctagaccCTAAAACTattcttcggctgtccctataAGAAAACCATTtgaaaaaccctttttggttccaggtagaactattttggatTTCATTACCTGGAACCAAGAAGGgtttttcaaagggttctcctatggggacagccaaagaacccttttggaacccttttttctaagagtgtacaacaTTCATCATTTACGACATGATGTGATATGATATACAATACTTGGGCTCTCTATGGTATTCAGAAACCATGTTTTCCATAACCACTCAATGAGCAGCACTGATGAAAGGCTTCCTTTGGAGGCTCTGAGACAGCTCTAATAATAAGGTAAAAATAGTATTCTGTCCccatgaatactgctccctggcCCCAGGGAACAGAAAGGCCATTTTCCACATGCCTGTCCCAGAAACCATAGCACAGACACCACAGGGCACACAGCATCACTGTCATCATGGAGGTATGATCCTGCATTGTACTACATAGTAGCTATGCATAAAGCGTTCCTCTACCCTGACATATTCCATCTGGAAGACTGTAACACTACACATTGACTGCACACAGACATGTaggcatacaaacacacatgcacgtgtGCAAACGCACGCAAGGCGTGAGCACAttgacacaagcacacacatggacacacacacacacacctggaattCCGTTTGGAAAATGTGTCGCCAGACAACGTGACcgggaagattttaatttaccTGCCATTTGCGAAATTTAcaggacccatatgcattgggtgcataACCCATTAGTTCGTCCATCAACAGAGTTCAGAATGATAGAAATCCCATTTAGATTATGGAAATGTTTCTAACAGAACGTGCAACTCATGTAATGAAGCAGCCAATAAAAACGTAATTTTCAAATATTCGCAAAAATACTATtcgcaggaaaacaccattctaaacagtttagtataattttaaatgttgagacaagaagggaggtgtgtgtggcAAAGATACAGAcgagtctctctccagaatggctcAACTGTCTCTTGCCAATtcttgcacattcattgtttcattgtgaATTGTCTGCCCTTTGATAAACATGttttatcaattccccattacatacagtaccagtcaaaagtttggacacacctactcattcaagggttttactttatttattagacaattttctacattgtagaataacagtaaagacatcaaaacaatgaaataacacatatggaatcatgtagtaaccaaaaaagtgttaaacacataaaaatatattttatatttgatattctttaaatagccaccctttgtcttgatgacagctttgcacactcttggcattctctcagccagcttcatgaggtagtcacctggaatgcatttcaattaacaggtgtgtcttcttaaaagttaatttgtggaatttatttccttcttaatgcgtttgagccagacagttgtgttgtgacaaggtaggggtggtatacataagatagccctacttggtaaaataccaagtccatattatggcaagaacagctcaaataaacaaagccaaatgacagtccatcataactttaagacatgaaggtcagtcaatccagaaaatgtcaagaacttttaaagtttcttcaagtgcagtcgcaaataccatcaagagctatgatgaaactggctctcatggaggaccgccacaggaaaggaagacccagagttacctctgctgcagaagataagttcattagagttaacggcacctcagattgcagcccaaataaagggTTCACAGcgttaaagtaacagacacatctcaacagcaactgttcagaggagactgtcacgccctgattagtttcacctgtccttgtgattgtctccacccccctccaggtgtcacccatatTCCCTATTACcctcagtgtatttatacctgtgttctctgtttgtctgttgccagttcgtcttgtttagtcaagtcaaccagcatggtTTTTCTGTGCGCCTGCTGTTTCCAAGTCTctgtttttctagtcctcccggttctgacctttgcctgccctgacactgagcccgcctgcctgaccattcagcctgccctgacctcgagcctgcctgccactctgtacctcctggactctgacctggtttatgatctTTTGCCAGTCCCTTGTTTTATAATAACTATCAGAGACACGAACCATCTGCCTCTCATGTCGGCATCTGGGTCTCACCCTGTATCGTTatagagactgcgtgaatcaggccttcatggtcaaatttctgcaaagaaaccactactaaaggacatcaataagaagagacttgcttggaccaagaaataagagcaatggacattagacctgtgaaaatctgtcctttggtctgaggagttcaaatttgagatttttggttccaaccaccgtgtctttgtgagacgcagagtaggtgaacggatgaactctgcatgtgtagttcccactgtgaagcatggaggagaaggtgtgatggtgtgggggtgctttgctggtgacactgtctgtgatttatttagaattcaaggcacaattaactagcatggctaccacagcattctgcagcaatacgccatcctatatggtttgtgcttagtggga belongs to Salvelinus alpinus chromosome 28, SLU_Salpinus.1, whole genome shotgun sequence and includes:
- the LOC139557439 gene encoding protein kinase C and casein kinase substrate in neurons protein 1-like isoform X2, translated to MSGSYDESAAAADDAMDSFWEVGNYKRAVKRIDDGHRLCNDLMGCLQERAKIEKAYGDQLTAWSKRWRQLIEKGPQYGTVERAWLGVMTEAEKVSELHQEVKNGLLNEDLEKVKNWQKEAYHKQMIGGFKEAKEADEGFKKAQKPWAKKLKEMETAKKTYHMACKEEKLAATREADGKTQASVTTDQQKKLHEKTDKCKHDVQKAKEKYEKSLSELSAVTPPYQESMEQVFDQCQQHEVKRLTFLKEILLDIKRHLNLTENQSYGTVYRELERTILGANTQEDLQWFSNHHGPGMHMNWPMFEEYNPDATAAVVKREKVQKPAGAPPTPSTDHVAPPGDRGSVSSYEKNQAYSTEWSDDDAPAAYSGGETNGGGNGNSFEEDSGSAGKGGAGTGTASGVRVRALYDYDGQEQDELTFKAGDELTKTEDEDDQGWCRGRLDTGREGLYPANYVEEI
- the LOC139557439 gene encoding protein kinase C and casein kinase substrate in neurons protein 1-like isoform X1 — translated: MSGSYDESAAAADDAMDSFWEVGNYKRAVKRIDDGHRLCNDLMGCLQERAKIEKAYGDQLTAWSKRWRQLIEKGPQYGTVERAWLGVMTEAEKVSELHQEVKNGLLNEDLEKVKNWQKEAYHKQMIGGFKEAKEADEGFKKAQKPWAKKLKEMETAKKTYHMACKEEKLAATREADGKTQASVTTDQQKKLHEKTDKCKHDVQKAKEKYEKSLSELSAVTPPYQESMEQVFDQCQQHEVKRLTFLKEILLDIKRHLNLTENQSYGTVYRELERTILGANTQEDLQWFSNHHGPGMHMNWPMFEEYNPDATAAVVKREKVQKPAGAPPTPSTDHVAPPGDRGSISADHVAPPGDRGSVSSYEKNQAYSTEWSDDDAPAAYSGGETNGGGNGNSFEEDSGSAGKGGAGTGTASGVRVRALYDYDGQEQDELTFKAGDELTKTEDEDDQGWCRGRLDTGREGLYPANYVEEI